From a region of the Corallococcus coralloides DSM 2259 genome:
- a CDS encoding anti-sigma factor family protein: MTCQELERLLYPYLDGEFQPEERHDVESHLEGCAACVARVDEEMQLRQTLRRAAKHSISAQGTRAPASLRAGIQSGLHREHRRAQVSQWLRAGAMALVVVTASGGWMMYQSGKAQKATILEAVQRHTRQRPLEFVAGTPEQIEAWFNDKVEHRITLPRLQQARPVGARFSTLNGQEVVYVSYETQPRLTNEPKRNIGVFVYPATGQRVIKDEGPTVENVAVDSSQAYNVVTWRDQDVTYELVTDLDDAAILQMLRDQEHRSNGLVRPAQVKPAVSVQPVSLQP, encoded by the coding sequence ATGACCTGCCAGGAACTCGAGCGGTTGCTGTATCCGTACCTCGACGGCGAATTCCAGCCCGAGGAACGCCACGACGTGGAGTCGCATCTCGAAGGCTGCGCCGCGTGTGTCGCGCGGGTGGACGAGGAGATGCAGCTTCGTCAGACGCTTCGCCGCGCGGCGAAGCACTCCATCTCCGCCCAGGGCACGCGCGCGCCGGCGTCGCTGCGCGCGGGCATCCAGTCCGGCCTGCACCGCGAGCACCGCCGCGCGCAGGTGAGCCAGTGGCTGCGCGCCGGGGCCATGGCCCTGGTGGTGGTGACGGCGAGCGGCGGCTGGATGATGTATCAGTCGGGCAAGGCGCAGAAGGCCACCATCCTGGAGGCCGTGCAGCGCCACACGCGCCAGCGGCCCCTGGAGTTCGTCGCGGGCACGCCGGAGCAGATCGAAGCGTGGTTCAACGACAAGGTGGAGCACCGCATCACCCTGCCCCGCCTCCAGCAGGCGCGGCCCGTGGGCGCGCGCTTCTCCACGCTCAACGGCCAGGAAGTCGTCTACGTCAGCTACGAGACGCAGCCCCGCCTCACCAATGAGCCCAAGCGCAACATCGGCGTGTTCGTCTATCCGGCGACAGGGCAGCGGGTGATCAAGGACGAGGGCCCCACGGTGGAGAACGTCGCCGTGGACTCGAGCCAGGCGTACAACGTCGTGACGTGGCGTGATCAGGACGTCACCTACGAGCTGGTGACGGATCTGGACGACGCCGCCATCCTGCAGATGCTGCGGGATCAGGAGCACCGCTCGAACGGGCTCGTGCGCCCCGCGCAGGTGAAGCCCGCGGTGAGCGTGCAGCCTGTCTCGCTACAGCCCTGA
- a CDS encoding sigma-70 family RNA polymerase sigma factor: MLDFRQPNRTKQEFEELALAHLDPLYSAALRLTKNERDAEDLVQDTCMRAYRFFDKFERGTNIKAWLFKILTNTFINRYRRKVKERTVVEGVEREAVHERFVSRDATDFAANPEQYFFDRLLSDDVLRAIDSLPIDFRLVVILADLQEFSYKEIAEILECPVGTVMSRLFRGRKLLQKTLREYAEGQGVFRHDGEPVQAPADLEEFRRRKKAG, translated from the coding sequence ATGCTGGACTTCAGGCAACCCAACCGGACGAAGCAGGAATTCGAAGAGCTGGCGCTGGCACACCTGGACCCGCTGTATTCGGCGGCGCTCCGGTTGACCAAGAACGAGCGCGACGCCGAGGACCTGGTGCAGGACACCTGCATGCGGGCCTACCGCTTCTTCGACAAGTTCGAGCGCGGGACCAACATCAAGGCCTGGCTCTTCAAGATCCTCACGAACACCTTCATCAACCGCTATCGCCGCAAGGTGAAGGAGCGCACGGTGGTGGAGGGCGTGGAGCGCGAGGCGGTGCATGAGCGCTTCGTGAGCCGGGACGCGACGGACTTCGCGGCCAACCCGGAGCAGTACTTCTTCGACCGGCTCCTGTCGGACGACGTGCTGCGCGCCATCGACTCGCTGCCCATCGACTTCCGGCTGGTGGTCATCCTCGCGGACCTCCAGGAGTTCTCCTACAAGGAGATCGCGGAGATTCTGGAGTGCCCCGTGGGCACCGTGATGAGCCGCCTCTTCCGTGGCCGCAAGCTGCTGCAGAAGACGCTGCGCGAGTACGCGGAAGGCCAGGGCGTATTCCGGCACGACGGTGAGCCGGTGCAGGCTCCCGCGGATCTGGAAGAGTTCCGGCGCCGGAAGAAGGCAGGCTAG
- the ald gene encoding alanine dehydrogenase, which produces MIVGVPKEIKTREYRVGMVPAGVRALTMAGHTVLVETNAGVGSGIPDSEYQRVGAQIINSADEVWKRAEMIVKVKEPIAPEYERMQPGQIVYTYFHLAGVDPELTKTLIKKKVTAVAYETLQLDDGSLPLLKPMSEVAGKMAIQVGAACLEKAHGGKGILLGGVPGVRRGRVAVIGGGVVGLCAAKVAVGMGAEVTILDVNLERLTYLDDVFLGRAQTLASDTESIARTVRESDLVVGAVLIPGGKAPKLVSRELIGEMEPGSVVVDVAVDQGGCIETCKPTTHDNPTFTVSDVVHYCVANMPGAVPQTSTFALTNTTRPYSRKIADLGLVEAVKSDRALQRAINTYNGHITYEAVAKDMGYDYVPLMDALSGKK; this is translated from the coding sequence GTGATCGTCGGAGTCCCCAAGGAGATCAAAACCCGCGAGTACCGTGTCGGCATGGTGCCTGCGGGCGTGCGCGCGCTCACCATGGCGGGGCACACGGTGCTGGTCGAGACGAACGCTGGCGTCGGCTCCGGCATCCCGGATTCGGAGTACCAGCGCGTCGGTGCGCAGATCATCAACAGCGCGGATGAGGTGTGGAAGCGCGCGGAGATGATCGTGAAGGTGAAGGAGCCCATCGCGCCGGAGTACGAGCGCATGCAGCCCGGGCAGATCGTCTACACGTACTTCCACCTGGCCGGCGTGGATCCGGAGCTGACCAAGACGCTGATCAAGAAGAAGGTGACCGCGGTCGCCTACGAGACGCTCCAGTTGGATGACGGCAGCCTCCCGCTGCTCAAGCCCATGTCCGAGGTGGCCGGCAAGATGGCCATCCAGGTGGGCGCCGCGTGCCTGGAGAAGGCCCACGGTGGCAAGGGCATCCTGCTGGGCGGCGTGCCCGGCGTGCGCCGCGGCCGCGTGGCCGTCATCGGCGGTGGCGTGGTGGGCCTGTGCGCCGCCAAGGTCGCCGTCGGCATGGGCGCGGAAGTGACCATCCTGGACGTGAACCTGGAGCGCCTCACCTACCTGGACGACGTGTTCCTCGGCCGCGCGCAGACGCTGGCGTCGGACACGGAGTCCATCGCGCGCACCGTGCGCGAGTCGGACCTCGTCGTCGGCGCGGTGCTCATCCCCGGCGGCAAGGCCCCGAAGCTGGTGTCGCGTGAGCTCATCGGCGAGATGGAGCCCGGCTCCGTCGTCGTCGACGTGGCGGTGGACCAGGGCGGCTGCATCGAGACCTGCAAGCCCACCACGCACGACAACCCCACCTTCACCGTGAGCGACGTCGTCCACTACTGCGTGGCGAACATGCCCGGCGCGGTGCCCCAGACGTCCACCTTCGCGCTCACCAACACCACCCGCCCCTACTCGCGGAAGATCGCGGACCTGGGCCTGGTGGAGGCCGTGAAGTCCGACCGCGCCCTCCAGCGCGCCATCAACACCTACAACGGCCACATCACCTACGAGGCCGTCGCCAAGGACATGGGGTACGACTATGTGCCCCTGATGGACGCACTCAGCGGCAAGAAGTAG
- a CDS encoding radical SAM protein translates to MTHAPKLLFADPKGRVMEHPYLIATLRSGEELVPPQDKPIALPAAGRLVHLPGRLPVGLNPDSGELELVREMKVGGKTFVPNAVGALLPPGYTRTFLPGEVKGSGPVLPQWAYTAAAWGEKGPLAWAIHTDRRSHWEPEAYSTPELQGLVSAHMERFPDSRVLKQLKTCALLYRCFTSQNIFYARDEGAIPASVMCNARCVGCISDQPADGPPASHERMDDGPSAEEMAAIGLYHLEHAPGRTMVSFGQGCEGEPLTRWKFIAESIRLMRAKTDKGSININTNASLTHGLRALLDAGLDAVRVSLNSASKGLYEAYYKPVKYGWEDVEASIALARERGAYLALNLLLFPGVTDREGEVQALENLVRKYRVDQVQTRSLCIDPLQYLEVARGVGAGGEPVGIRTLLQRLKAARPGLIIGNFARGLDERENAAGSPEV, encoded by the coding sequence ATGACGCACGCGCCGAAACTGCTCTTCGCCGACCCCAAGGGCCGGGTCATGGAGCATCCCTACCTCATCGCCACCCTGCGCAGCGGCGAGGAGCTGGTGCCCCCGCAGGACAAGCCCATCGCCCTGCCAGCGGCCGGGCGCCTGGTGCACCTGCCTGGCCGCCTGCCCGTGGGACTCAACCCGGACTCCGGTGAGCTGGAGCTGGTGCGCGAGATGAAGGTGGGCGGAAAGACCTTCGTGCCCAATGCCGTGGGCGCGCTGCTGCCTCCCGGCTACACGCGCACGTTCCTGCCCGGAGAGGTGAAGGGCAGCGGGCCGGTGCTGCCGCAGTGGGCGTACACGGCGGCGGCGTGGGGTGAGAAGGGGCCGCTCGCGTGGGCCATCCACACCGACCGGCGCTCGCACTGGGAGCCGGAGGCGTACTCCACGCCGGAGCTGCAGGGCCTGGTGTCCGCGCACATGGAGCGCTTCCCGGACAGCCGCGTGCTCAAGCAGCTGAAGACGTGCGCGCTCTTGTACCGGTGCTTCACGTCGCAGAACATCTTCTATGCGCGCGACGAGGGCGCCATCCCCGCGTCGGTGATGTGCAACGCGCGCTGCGTGGGCTGCATCTCGGATCAGCCCGCGGACGGCCCGCCGGCCTCGCACGAGCGCATGGATGACGGCCCCTCCGCGGAGGAGATGGCGGCCATCGGCCTGTATCACCTGGAGCACGCGCCGGGCCGCACCATGGTGAGCTTCGGCCAGGGCTGTGAAGGTGAGCCGCTCACGCGCTGGAAGTTCATCGCGGAGTCCATCCGCCTGATGCGCGCGAAGACGGACAAGGGCTCCATCAACATCAACACCAACGCCAGCCTCACGCACGGGCTCAGGGCCCTGCTGGACGCGGGGCTGGACGCCGTGCGCGTGTCGCTCAACTCCGCGTCCAAGGGGCTCTACGAGGCCTACTACAAGCCGGTGAAGTACGGCTGGGAGGACGTGGAGGCGTCCATCGCGCTGGCGCGCGAGCGGGGCGCGTACCTGGCGCTCAACCTGCTCCTGTTCCCCGGCGTCACCGACCGCGAGGGTGAAGTGCAGGCACTGGAGAACCTGGTGCGCAAGTACCGCGTGGATCAGGTGCAGACGCGCTCGCTCTGCATTGATCCGCTCCAGTACCTGGAGGTCGCGCGCGGCGTGGGCGCGGGCGGCGAGCCGGTGGGCATCCGCACGCTGCTCCAGCGGCTGAAGGCGGCGCGGCCGGGGCTGATCATCGGCAACTTCGCGCGCGGCCTGGACGAGCGGGAGAACGCCGCGGGCTCACCGGAGGTTTGA
- a CDS encoding tetratricopeptide repeat protein yields MSASSFRSAFRLAVFCLSSGAVLGACSKAPEEPEFDHGLKKPLVRKLREELAETPCDKAKAQQLAQLLLDTGDMKGLTRVTDTFGEKCGPNIVLLQLAYTANARAGEKELALKAATALVAAQPDNASYHVWRGLSLEALGRTEETAAELQKAFDLQPGQRPILNSLVKTYDALGKPCEALAAYQRFVESAKPSEAKSAEVQGQLQERAAKTSCPAQETAAPDASVTPEAAAKP; encoded by the coding sequence ATGTCCGCTTCCTCCTTCCGTTCCGCGTTCCGCCTCGCCGTCTTCTGTCTCTCCTCCGGCGCCGTCCTCGGTGCGTGCAGCAAGGCGCCCGAGGAGCCGGAGTTCGACCACGGCCTGAAGAAGCCGCTCGTGCGCAAGCTGCGCGAGGAGCTGGCGGAGACGCCGTGCGACAAGGCGAAGGCGCAGCAGCTGGCGCAGCTGCTCCTGGACACCGGCGACATGAAGGGCCTCACCCGCGTGACGGACACGTTCGGTGAGAAGTGCGGCCCCAACATCGTCCTGCTCCAGCTGGCGTACACGGCCAACGCGCGCGCCGGAGAGAAGGAGCTGGCGCTGAAGGCCGCCACCGCGCTGGTGGCCGCGCAGCCGGACAACGCGAGCTACCACGTGTGGCGCGGCCTCTCGCTGGAGGCGCTGGGGCGCACCGAGGAGACCGCCGCGGAGCTGCAGAAGGCCTTCGACCTCCAGCCCGGCCAGCGTCCCATCCTCAACTCGCTGGTGAAGACCTACGACGCGCTGGGCAAGCCCTGCGAGGCGCTGGCCGCGTACCAGCGCTTCGTGGAGAGCGCGAAGCCCTCCGAGGCGAAGTCCGCGGAGGTGCAGGGGCAGCTGCAGGAGCGGGCCGCCAAGACGAGCTGCCCGGCCCAGGAGACCGCGGCGCCCGATGCGTCCGTGACACCCGAGGCGGCGGCGAAGCCCTGA
- a CDS encoding response regulator: MSRVLVIDDSPMLLELTVRALTAAGYEAIGAPDLATLNQKLTEGPFALILMDVNMPEMFGDDVVEYLRTVKGVTSKLVLYSDISEQELEAKVKNSGADGYILKSGGLEGVLGGVMGMIGAPALNIPVPSPAPAAAPAAPAPAAAPAAPATGSGGLPKAPMAAGGRKPRILIVDDSEMTARIIEADLVSKGFEVHVADTADKATKIILKKQTRPDLVLLDVRMPNVNGEQFCRFIKSNSLFKGIKVLLCSGENVEELQRICREAGADGYIPKDAVMGNLVAKELMPPGAE; the protein is encoded by the coding sequence ATGTCCCGCGTACTGGTCATTGACGACAGCCCGATGCTTCTGGAGCTCACCGTCCGGGCCCTGACGGCCGCCGGCTACGAGGCCATTGGCGCGCCGGACCTGGCTACGCTCAACCAGAAGCTCACCGAGGGCCCGTTCGCGCTCATCCTCATGGACGTGAACATGCCGGAGATGTTCGGCGACGACGTCGTCGAGTACCTCCGCACGGTGAAGGGCGTCACCTCCAAGCTCGTCCTCTACTCGGACATCTCCGAGCAGGAGCTGGAAGCGAAGGTGAAGAACTCCGGCGCGGACGGCTACATCCTCAAGAGCGGAGGCCTGGAGGGCGTGCTGGGAGGCGTCATGGGCATGATCGGCGCCCCGGCGCTGAACATCCCCGTCCCCTCCCCCGCCCCGGCCGCGGCTCCCGCCGCCCCTGCTCCCGCCGCGGCTCCGGCCGCACCCGCCACGGGTTCCGGCGGACTCCCCAAGGCGCCGATGGCCGCCGGGGGGCGCAAGCCGCGCATCCTCATCGTGGATGACAGTGAGATGACCGCGCGGATCATCGAAGCGGATCTGGTCTCCAAGGGCTTCGAGGTCCACGTCGCGGACACCGCGGACAAGGCCACGAAGATCATCCTGAAGAAGCAGACGCGCCCGGACCTGGTGCTGCTGGACGTGCGCATGCCCAACGTGAACGGCGAACAGTTCTGCCGCTTCATCAAGAGCAACAGCCTCTTCAAGGGCATCAAGGTGCTGCTGTGCTCCGGTGAGAACGTCGAGGAGCTCCAGCGCATCTGCCGCGAGGCCGGCGCCGACGGCTACATCCCCAAGGACGCCGTGATGGGCAACCTCGTCGCCAAGGAGCTGATGCCCCCTGGCGCCGAGTAG
- a CDS encoding chemotaxis protein CheW, with protein MAPDRTVAAQARPEQEFFCFRVGELRFGVPSENVLEVLRAGLLTPLPRTPSFILGVTGHRGQVLPVVDLLRFLSKGEARIGPRTRIFVGVSGSYVSGVVADTVLGLRRIPVADILPPPLGGDQAAEHLLGVVQGSGPSDGLNLLNFSKLLQTARQRAVVR; from the coding sequence ATGGCGCCAGACCGTACGGTGGCCGCCCAGGCCCGGCCGGAGCAGGAATTCTTCTGCTTCCGCGTGGGCGAGCTGCGCTTCGGCGTCCCCAGTGAGAACGTGCTCGAGGTGCTGCGTGCCGGGCTGCTCACGCCGCTGCCGCGCACGCCGTCCTTCATCCTGGGCGTCACCGGCCACCGCGGCCAGGTGCTGCCCGTGGTGGACCTCTTGCGCTTCCTCAGCAAGGGCGAGGCGCGCATCGGTCCTCGCACCCGCATCTTCGTGGGCGTCAGCGGCAGCTACGTGTCCGGCGTGGTGGCGGACACCGTGCTCGGCCTGCGCCGCATCCCCGTGGCGGACATCCTGCCGCCACCTTTGGGCGGGGATCAGGCCGCGGAGCACCTGTTGGGCGTGGTGCAGGGTTCGGGGCCTTCGGATGGCCTGAACCTGCTCAACTTCTCCAAGCTCCTGCAGACGGCCCGTCAGCGCGCGGTGGTGCGATGA
- a CDS encoding frizzy aggregation protein FrzB, whose translation MSGNVLLDEEAPEQERALGEVDVLFFQIGDSEYGTDASSVLRIDRALPDDLTVRELGLPHKGHRALVFDTPEGEGHLKVDGVNGVRSIPLAGLRRMPAAAAAASYAVGVCLDLDEGAGRPVLLIDLAETLKTQGRH comes from the coding sequence ATGAGCGGCAACGTCCTTTTGGATGAGGAAGCCCCCGAGCAGGAACGGGCCCTGGGAGAGGTGGACGTCCTCTTCTTCCAGATTGGTGATTCGGAGTACGGCACGGACGCGTCGTCCGTGCTGCGCATCGACCGGGCGCTCCCGGACGACCTGACCGTGCGCGAGCTGGGCCTGCCCCACAAGGGCCACCGCGCGCTCGTGTTCGACACCCCCGAGGGCGAGGGCCACCTGAAGGTGGACGGCGTCAACGGGGTGCGCTCCATCCCGCTCGCCGGGCTGCGCCGCATGCCGGCCGCCGCCGCGGCGGCTTCGTATGCGGTGGGCGTCTGCCTCGACCTGGATGAAGGGGCGGGCCGTCCCGTGTTGCTCATTGATTTGGCGGAAACCTTGAAGACGCAAGGAAGGCACTGA
- a CDS encoding methyl-accepting chemotaxis protein, whose protein sequence is MSLESPNEKPAKSRGARKSPGVKAGAESVIANTVTDPFKPFTDTLMSVLSGNLNARVPQDRVQADPTGFGHLLNQVLEQFSSAEHRKQVAAQEIDQALDSLIILVREGDLSRWNTSTEDPQLGPLLEGFGKVIETLRIFVREINEAALRLSSSANQVLAASTQHETSSTEQAAAIHETTATMEELKHASAQIAENAGSVARVAEETLGAARAGRGAIGEFIQAMQQIRSDGVAVADSISKLSKRVERIGTVVEVIDEIADRSDLLALNAALEGSRAGEAGKGFSIVAAEMRRLAENVLESTKEIKNLITEIREATQAAAGAADASKHATESGEKLGAVAAQAVEGILAGVQETSDAARVINLATQQQRTATEQVVASMAEIEDVTRQTTQASKQATGAAAELTQLAGRLAELIKRFKAD, encoded by the coding sequence ATGTCCCTGGAGAGCCCCAACGAGAAGCCCGCGAAGTCCCGCGGCGCGAGGAAGTCCCCGGGCGTGAAGGCCGGCGCGGAGTCCGTCATCGCCAACACGGTGACGGATCCGTTCAAGCCCTTCACCGACACGTTGATGTCGGTGCTGTCCGGCAACCTGAACGCGCGCGTGCCGCAGGACCGCGTGCAGGCGGACCCCACCGGCTTCGGCCACCTGCTCAACCAGGTGCTGGAGCAGTTCTCCTCCGCCGAACACCGCAAGCAGGTGGCGGCGCAGGAGATCGATCAGGCGCTCGACTCGCTCATCATCCTGGTGCGTGAAGGCGACCTGTCGCGCTGGAACACGTCCACCGAGGACCCCCAGCTCGGGCCCCTGCTGGAGGGCTTCGGCAAGGTCATCGAGACGCTGCGCATCTTCGTGCGGGAGATCAACGAGGCCGCGCTGCGGCTGTCGTCCTCCGCCAACCAGGTGCTGGCGGCGTCCACGCAGCACGAGACGTCCTCCACCGAGCAGGCCGCGGCCATCCACGAGACGACCGCGACCATGGAGGAGCTGAAGCACGCCTCCGCGCAGATCGCGGAGAACGCGGGCAGCGTGGCGCGCGTGGCGGAGGAGACGCTGGGCGCGGCCCGCGCGGGCCGTGGCGCCATTGGCGAGTTCATCCAGGCCATGCAGCAGATCCGCAGCGACGGCGTCGCGGTGGCGGACTCCATCTCCAAGCTGTCCAAGCGCGTGGAGCGCATTGGCACGGTGGTGGAGGTCATCGACGAGATCGCGGACCGCTCCGACCTCCTGGCGCTCAACGCGGCGCTGGAAGGCAGCCGCGCGGGTGAGGCGGGCAAGGGCTTCTCCATCGTCGCGGCGGAGATGCGCCGCCTGGCGGAGAACGTCCTGGAGTCCACCAAGGAGATCAAGAACCTGATCACCGAGATCCGCGAGGCCACGCAGGCCGCCGCGGGCGCCGCGGACGCGTCCAAGCACGCCACGGAGTCCGGCGAGAAGCTGGGCGCGGTGGCGGCGCAGGCGGTGGAGGGCATCCTCGCCGGCGTGCAGGAGACGAGCGACGCGGCCCGGGTCATCAACCTGGCGACGCAGCAGCAGCGCACGGCCACCGAGCAGGTGGTGGCGTCCATGGCGGAGATCGAGGATGTGACGCGCCAGACGACGCAGGCGTCGAAGCAGGCCACCGGGGCGGCCGCCGAGCTCACCCAGCTCGCGGGCCGGCTCGCGGAGCTCATCAAGCGGTTCAAGGCCGACTAG
- a CDS encoding hybrid sensor histidine kinase/response regulator → MDTEALKKSLLKKFQEVTADRLQKIQLGVIDLEKETADQAADDVARELHTMKGEARMLGLAAIGQLAHAAEDVLRAEREGKTATETATDVMLRACDVLSDLIEDLDAAHTGTSVTEEMVKALSEVSGHPVPALGPVRKPAAQPPPAAPPKPAVQAPVAPPAAVVQAPVPAPAPAQATPRVAEPVAVAAPAAKEEEAPSAAKSNSIADRSIRVNVEVLDSLGLLAGDLLVESARGRLRSTETAQLFERFSRLGDRFLRISEDVDVPDAIRAELERAEADLHMLRDDAFRFVRRNGDGINTLHGNLAQLADHVAEARLVPLSTVFDAFPRAVRDIAKTQNKEVDLVIENADIGVDRSMLADVRDALVHLLRNAVDHGLESPDFRQQMGKPAQGRIRIRVRVDGDMLHIEVEDDGRGMDTERLKQVAINKRLLSPVQAAALSEREAIELIFRPGFSTREQVSELSGRGVGMDVVKRKVETLGGSVGVQSRQGRGTTITLRLPQSLALMKVLLVRLGDDVYGMPAADVVAVMRIKPDDRMEVFGTLAVRHRGKPTALVALGPLLGLNGGNRFDKPPAVVVRHGDDYAALVVDGFVDEREVAVKPCGGEFLKGAPFIAGTAALEDGRIAVLLHVPDIMTEVRRMARPVTQAPASRRLRVLLVDDSPIARATEGALVKALGHSVEEAQDGEEAYVKVQSNTYDLILTDVQMPKLDGFSLTRRLKGTPAVARIPVIILSSLASPEDKRRGLDAGADAYLVKGELGVEILAQSIDRLT, encoded by the coding sequence ATGGACACCGAGGCCCTCAAGAAATCCCTCCTGAAGAAGTTCCAGGAGGTCACGGCCGACCGACTCCAGAAGATCCAGCTGGGAGTCATCGACCTGGAGAAGGAGACCGCGGATCAGGCCGCGGACGACGTCGCGCGCGAACTGCACACGATGAAGGGCGAGGCCCGCATGTTGGGCCTGGCCGCCATCGGGCAGCTCGCGCACGCCGCCGAGGACGTCCTGCGCGCCGAGCGCGAAGGCAAGACGGCCACCGAGACGGCCACGGACGTCATGCTCCGTGCCTGCGACGTGCTGTCGGACCTCATCGAGGACCTGGACGCGGCCCACACCGGCACGTCCGTCACCGAGGAGATGGTGAAGGCGTTGTCGGAGGTGTCCGGCCACCCCGTGCCCGCGCTGGGCCCGGTGCGCAAGCCCGCCGCCCAGCCTCCGCCCGCCGCGCCGCCCAAGCCCGCGGTGCAGGCGCCGGTGGCACCTCCCGCCGCGGTGGTGCAGGCCCCCGTGCCTGCCCCGGCGCCCGCGCAGGCCACGCCCCGTGTGGCGGAGCCTGTCGCCGTGGCCGCTCCGGCCGCGAAGGAAGAGGAAGCTCCGAGCGCCGCGAAGAGCAACTCCATCGCGGACCGCAGCATCCGCGTGAACGTGGAGGTGCTGGACTCGCTGGGCCTGCTCGCCGGCGACCTGCTGGTGGAGAGCGCACGCGGCCGGCTTCGCAGCACGGAGACGGCGCAGCTCTTCGAGCGCTTCAGCCGGCTGGGCGACCGCTTCCTGCGCATCTCCGAGGACGTGGACGTCCCGGACGCCATCCGCGCGGAGCTGGAGCGCGCGGAGGCGGACCTGCACATGCTGCGCGACGACGCGTTCCGCTTCGTGCGCCGCAACGGGGACGGCATCAACACGCTGCACGGCAACCTGGCCCAGCTGGCGGACCACGTGGCCGAGGCGCGCCTGGTGCCGCTGTCCACCGTGTTCGACGCGTTCCCTCGCGCGGTGCGCGACATCGCGAAGACGCAGAACAAGGAAGTGGACCTGGTCATCGAGAACGCCGACATCGGCGTGGACCGGTCCATGCTGGCCGACGTGCGCGACGCGCTGGTGCACCTGCTGCGCAACGCCGTGGATCACGGCCTGGAGTCGCCGGACTTCCGCCAGCAGATGGGCAAGCCCGCCCAGGGCCGCATCCGCATCCGCGTGCGCGTGGACGGCGATATGCTCCACATCGAGGTGGAGGACGACGGCCGCGGCATGGACACCGAGCGGCTCAAGCAGGTGGCCATCAACAAGCGCCTGCTGTCGCCGGTGCAGGCCGCCGCGCTATCGGAGCGCGAGGCCATCGAGCTCATCTTCCGCCCCGGCTTCTCCACGCGCGAGCAGGTCAGTGAGCTGTCCGGCCGCGGCGTGGGCATGGACGTGGTGAAGCGCAAGGTGGAGACGCTGGGCGGGTCCGTGGGCGTGCAGAGCCGCCAGGGCCGCGGCACCACCATCACGCTGCGCCTGCCCCAGTCGCTGGCCCTCATGAAGGTGCTGCTGGTGCGCCTGGGCGACGACGTCTACGGCATGCCCGCCGCGGACGTGGTGGCCGTCATGCGCATCAAGCCGGATGACCGCATGGAAGTGTTTGGCACGCTGGCGGTGCGGCACCGGGGCAAGCCCACGGCGCTCGTGGCGCTGGGGCCGCTGTTGGGCCTCAACGGCGGCAACCGCTTCGACAAGCCCCCCGCGGTGGTGGTGCGCCACGGCGACGACTATGCCGCGCTGGTGGTGGACGGCTTCGTGGACGAGCGCGAGGTGGCGGTGAAGCCCTGCGGAGGCGAGTTCCTCAAGGGCGCGCCGTTCATCGCGGGCACGGCGGCGCTGGAGGACGGGCGCATCGCGGTGCTCTTGCACGTGCCGGACATCATGACGGAGGTGCGCCGCATGGCCCGCCCCGTCACCCAGGCGCCCGCCAGCCGCCGGCTGCGCGTGCTGCTGGTGGACGACTCGCCCATCGCGCGTGCGACGGAAGGCGCGCTCGTCAAGGCGCTGGGCCACTCCGTGGAGGAGGCCCAGGACGGCGAGGAGGCGTACGTGAAGGTGCAGTCGAACACGTACGACCTCATCCTCACGGACGTGCAGATGCCGAAGTTGGACGGCTTCTCCCTCACGCGGCGGCTGAAGGGCACGCCCGCCGTGGCGCGCATCCCTGTCATCATCCTGTCGTCGCTCGCGTCGCCGGAGGACAAGCGGCGCGGCCTGGATGCGGGCGCGGATGCGTACCTGGTGAAGGGCGAGCTGGGGGTGGAGATCCTGGCGCAGTCCATCGATCGGCTGACCTGA